In Danio rerio strain Tuebingen ecotype United States chromosome 9, GRCz12tu, whole genome shotgun sequence, the genomic window atgatccAGACTCTCACTTTTCAATTGTAAATGTGCTAGATAAACCTGAAACACAAGTGCTGTTAAGTATAAAAaacatgcaatatatatatatatatatatatatatatatatatatatatatatatatatatatatattgaggtcTTCATGGTTCCCACCTGATGTGTCCAACAAGCTCAATGAGTTTGTGGCTGATGAAGTAGGCGGCGAGCTCGGAAATGTGGCTGAGCACCGAGCAGATACCAAAAAGAGTGGTGGTGCCCTTCAGATCCTCCAGATGCCAGAAGAGGAAGGTGAACACAAACCCGTAACCAAACCCCATGAACCAGGCCACAAAGAGAACCGTACCATAGCGGACACCACAAATAATCCGGAAGAGATCTTTGAAGGGAAAATGTTGCGGGTTGGTTTCAGGGCAAACGGGTGCATCGTCTGAACTAGATTCTGGAGATGAGACCTCCTGAATGACTTGAGGTATTTCCACATCCTCCTTCTTGTCCTCTTCTTCATCTGATTGATAAGCCCTGTTGTCAAAGTGGAACTGTGTGGCCACAATCAGCGCCGAGGTCATCAGCACCCCAAAAACTATAAACGCAATTTGGTAGTTCTTGTAGTCAGGCAGGACACAACCCAAGCCCTGAATGAAGATCGTGATGTGTGTATTGTCTATCCAAATGCCCACAGACAGCATGGCGATACCCCATCCCAAAGATCCCCACATCCTCTGGAGTCCATAGCGGTCTCTGTTTTGACCAAGGTACTGAAGAGTGACCGTGTCCACAATGGTCACAGCCGGGGCACTGAAGAACTCACCGATAATAATAACCAGCAGGATCAGGAGAAATATAGTATCTACTTGCTCCTTATTGAAGATTATGATATACTGTTTGACTTTGGCAGTAATAGCTTGGGTTTCCATTGTTGAGGTAGATTTCAATGGGACTTTTGTGGCACTGGGTGACATCGTTGTTAAGTTTGATGCCATACTGATGTCCACTGTTGAGTTTCTAAAAGGAGCGCTTGTGGTGTTTGTATTTGCACTTCGAATATATCTAGAGTGAGGTCTGTATGCAGCTAAAATGGGCTGAGAAAGTGGAGGATTGGCGTATGCATCCTCAGTCAAGTATCTTCGCTGTCTGGTATGATTACCAGCATGCGTATAGTTTGTAAAATTGACTGGTGACTGAACAGTAGGGTCTACACTAACACAGCTCATAGCTGCAGGCTTGACGAAGCCAATACCACAATTAAAGACCACCCAGCAGAGCACAGAAAACAGCAAAACTGCTTTGCCTTTCTTAAAGCGGTCTGCCACAAATCCCCAAAATGGTGCACTGCAGAACTCTATAAAATAACGGATCCCAACGAGTAGGCCACTTTGGGTAGGTGTCATTCCCAGCTGCTTGTAGTACACAGCTAGCAAGGGGTGTAAAGAGCCATATGCAGAGTAGAAGAAAAAATAGAAGATCTTGGAAATCAAGAGACGATTGTCTATTCGAGCACAACATCTTTCCATGCAGTTCATACTTTGGGAGGATTGAGAGGGGAGTGTGTCAGATGGTGCTGTTTGACCTGATGGTGTAGTGTTTGCCACCTGCCCCATGGACAGAGTGTTAAATGGTTCGGACAGGACGTATTTCCTCTTCTGGTCCTCTTCATCATCCGCAAGGATGGCCATCCGATCGCTCGCCATTTCTGTGAGACACACATAAAACATCTTAGAAGAATATTTTGAATTACGTCTTCATGTTGTAGCATTTCGCTCCAGTTACATTACATTGTATGTATGAATATTGgctcaaaaacaaaacattgacaAAAACTTATAGCCATTAGCAAAAATGacagacttcaaaacattcaCGTATAATTTATGTGGCAGCTGTTTAATGATCATTGAGATGAATGGAAACACTGTCTTAACgaagaacaaaaaaagaaagatggaAAATTTCGCCTTATCTTTTCTTGTTGACATCAAGTTTTcagttattcattttcttttcggcttagtctctttattaatctggggtcaccacggaTGAATGAACCGCcgtcttatccagcatatgttttacgcagtggatgcccttccagctgcaacccatcactgagaaacacccatacacacatacactacggacaattcagcttacctaattcacctatagcgcatgactttggacttgtgggggaaaccggagcacccagaggaagctcATGcaaacacggagaacatgcaaactccacctagaaatgccaactgacccagccgaggcccgaaccagcaactttcttgccaTGAGGCAATTgttctacccactgtgccatcgtgACGCCCACGTCATGTTTtgtaaatcacaattcttgttatttacttgttcatgaAACCTGTCAGTTTCTAAGTAGTCTCATTTCAATGTtttggtaaagttggttttatttccgcacattcattcagtgacaacttgtgacatgctctttatattgtttaccatggtacatTGAATAGTTGGTCTGAAATCAcccaagtatgacttgaaaacatcCTTAGCTCTATTTATTTGAtcatgaacaatgttgtactttgatagtcatttgctgctaatatgattccaCTATTTAGGATTTCCAAAATAATAGTTATCTGAAATGATATTaataaggagaaagtcagaaaattttaatttaaaaccaaCCTTACCTCAGTCATTTTAATAATGTTCAGGTtgcttttttatacatttttattccataacaaagtaaattaaataatcgctcagtttttttttttttttttttacattaaactatTTTGATACTGGTATTGGAcacaaaactgtttttaattttaaaagaagacaaaatgtacatttcctttccttttcttttaatttccttttttcattttcaaaccaaaatgaattttttttttcatatattgtaGTTTGACCTCAAACTAGATTGATTTAGTAACTGCCCGTGAATAACCAAGCTCTGTCACTGTAACATAATATCAAGTATATTATAAGTAGAAATAATGTTGAATTTCAGGTTGTACGAGTATAAATTACATAGTTAAGAATGCAATTTTGGAGATTGTATTGAAGAATGAAGATTGCTGTAGGTGCAGTCAACATCCAAAACCACATATATCACAATAAACTTCTAAGGGTGTGTCCCTGGCTGAAACTAACACACACCCTAAATATACATTAACGTTGTATATTGCACGAAAATGTACATGCACACAAAAACTGCTGATTATTGGTCTTTGACGCATGGTGTGGCTTAACTTACCCGGTTGTTGTGTGGAAGTTTTTGTTATTTCAGTGTCTGGCGTTGAAGGAGGACGATCCCTTCAACAGACTGCTCTCCTCTTCCAACCATCATTTTATCACCATCCTGGTTCCTGTTCACTTTCTGTGAATAATCACAAAACATCGAAGTATTCCCGTAGAGAAGAAGCGGCTTTATTGAACAGCCGTATTTCATCCGACCTGACGTCAGTCTCACACCTGCCTGCGATGTGCGCAGCAGCAgtgtctgagagtgtgtgtgctgctcgaGGGACTGCCTTCATTTCTACTGATGTCACCAAACTGTGACACCCTATTTTATTTGTCACTTGCggaaattctgtttttttttttttttttttttttcctgtacagACTGTCTTGTTTAAGAGTCAGATCAGATGTTGATAATCTTGACTTTTAAAACAACGTTATGATATAATATAGGGCACTATATGAGCTTCTGAGTAGAGCAGTTTAATTATTGCTGGATTAtatatgcattttaatattttattccatTTGTGGGCTTCTTAGTActaatttgttgttgttattattcagCAAATCCATTAATTTATTTAGACTAACGCTAGAGATTGTGATAAAACAGCGACATCTACCGGCGCACAATAAAGCTGATGGACTAATCAGAGAGTTTACATCGTCCtatataatattattcattcattcattttctttttggcttagtctctttattaatctggggtcaccacagcggaatgaactaccaaattatcctgaatatgttttacgcagcggatgcccttttagctgcaacccatcactgggaaacatccatacactctcattcacacacataatacggacaatttagcctacccaattcacctattgggTGTCTTTGGACCAAGTCTTTGCACTTgtgagggaaaacggagcacccggaggagccgaggctcgaactagcgaccttcttgtgaggcgaacgtgctacccactgcgcctatattatattatattatattatattatattatattatattatattatattatattatattatattatattatattatattatattatattatgttacattacattatattactatttatattaCAAAGTCTTATTATAaacttaaacaaaaataaaaaagtgagctGACTCAAAAACAATGAGGTTTTTACATTGATGATTATGTATCATTGAAATAAATACAACACATAGTGATTAACAGCAGCATTTAACAAACTTTTCCACTAAAATTATTCATGGTGCATCTGATAAAGTGAACCGAAGCAACCGATTCACACAGGAtttgaagtcttttttttttttttttttgctcaacacaataaaactaaactgtatattataaagtaatatacaaaaatatatgccAGAGTGTACATAAAAACATTCAGTAATTAAAattcttatatatttttaagaatattataagtcttttttgtgtttttattaacaaTGTTCTCCAAACTTGTGCAGTAGCCCTTAGTCTCTTGAAGAAATTGAACAAAATTTGGCTTTGATCCAGTCCATTTTTTATGTATATGAAACTTTCCCATAGTAATAAAAAGTTGTTCTAGAAAGGTCATTTTTTTATACGTATTgacataataaatgcaaatatcaaAATTATGTAACTTGAATATGATACTTGTTTTGAAAATTGAAAATGTTCCACATCCACCCAGAAAATCCTTGTGTATATACAATCACAAAACATATGGACATCAGATTCCTTTTCCATTTAacaaaaatcacaggaataatcaatattcaaattaaatCTCTCTAAAAACCTCTTTAGCTGGATAAATACAATGTTAAATTATAGATTGAACTTCTTTTACTCtgttatttatgtaatatatttcatAAGAACATCaagctttttttcaatttatatttatgaatacattggtccattttaaatgattatatataaCTGTATCACGTGTTTatattattagtttatatttattagtatagcatttactgtttaataatatcaatatttcctaaaatgttttctttaacatattgTCCTTCTAAAGACTTATTTCCATATTCtcttatataaaataaagaagGTGTTGAGATATGGCATCAAATACAATACATACTCCTTTGGAGTAACTGGAAAACCAAACTTATCTAAAAATTCACTGTAAGAAGATAATAAATTACCATTTAAATTTAGAAGTTGTCTAACTAATACAATATCATTTTCATATCATTTTTTTGGAAGAAGAGAGAATTATTTTTATAAGTCACACGAATGACTTGATAAGTCtatgaatgaatattatgaatattatgacTACATCATATCCCATGCACCCTGATTTAATAAGTCAAATCACCTATGGAAATCACACaacaaaattacaacaaaaaatcaaaaaatcaaaTACGTGTTTTAATAAAGTATACCACATATGTCCTTTTCTTTCGTGAATTTAATTAACCAATTAGGATTTAAAGTCTGGTAGATTCACCAGGGCGCATTTGACGTCAAAGGTCGAAGGCCAAACGTTGTTTTTTGGCGCTAATTCACCTCACCTGAAGTAAACAAACCTTTGGAAGCGAATGTGAAACTGAAACAAGGATTCATTCAAGGAATTCAACAAAGCTCcacaaaggtaaaataaatcttACCCTGCGTTAATTATGGTTCTTTTGTCAGGaagaatgtttgtttttattaatgtttggtCGCGTGTCACTGCTGTTTCCCCCAAATAAACCACACTTTTAAAAACGTTAAACCAAgtgacaaaacaaacacaagcaaacaaagaTAACCGTACAAAATACATTTGAGTTATTTTCTCTTAATCAAAACCAAATCATGCATCATTAACGTGATCTGATCTTATTTTAAAATCCctctttttcttttgaaaaacccattttcacgATCTAATCCGTGATCCAAAATCTCACTAGATTACTTTTGGAAAACTTGGCCCagattattaacaaaaaataaaataaataattagaatgaTTATTATAATGCACTATAATTATAATGCACTAACACACGCtaaagcataaatcattaaacaaCAGACTGTTTTGAACACTCAGCATAAGCTGTTAACTGCCTGTATCAATGTGGTATTTATAATGCTTGCTGAAGCATCTGTGAATGGCCTTTTTATAAGCCGGGATTTAGATGTGCATCTCATGGTAATCTTTACACACTGGCACATACTCTACGGTTACTGTATGAGATCATACCGTACAGTATCTGATCTCCTACGCTATGTAATACTATACTATGCTATGTTGCACTTGCTGTGTAGTCTGCATGGGATATGATGTAGTCATAATATTCAGCATGTGATCAACATGAAGTGCTATTTTGCTTTGAAAACACTTTCAAGGCACAATCTCTTGTAGATGTCCTTGATGGAGATACTGAATACAGTAATTCAGTGGCTTACAAAAGCAGTCACGTTTCATGCACACAGATTGGAAACAAccacctgggcccggtttttcaaaaggtttaatctggatcaaattgatccggatttagtaatcctgtttttgcgatccgtgatcaggtaatccagcttactttttgagccagtttttcaaagcaacattggattggatcaatctgatccggataggatcttttcaggatcactaaatctggattaccagtgctcaaacacaatgtagatggatagataggcctatgtaaagagcaacaagtagaatagccagtgtggggtcaatataactttatttttattaaaaatgaaaacacacacacatttaaaaaaaaacgaaaaactataaaaaccccaccccatcctcttccagcagtccactcatctgagacctacaacactgtacattgaggtatttataataagtttcaaatatagatgtaaataaaaaaagacttaatgtcaaaaactccacaataagttcagacttcctcatctgatgtggagagagcagcttgtctgagcgtggCCTTTAGGAGGCGAATCTCAAGTCATTGGTCTTGGTTtcctgcagtttggtcagagtcagttgttctctgccagatgaagctgtgcttctgccctttctgtctctttttgcaattgttaaaGGTGATTTCaaaaaatcagtgattgccattctttgcatttttttttttgtcattctgtaattattgcatgcatcactaataaatattctaaaaacaaaaatagtttccattgtgatgaatatatatatatatatatatatatatatatatatatatatatatatatatatatatatatatatatatatatatatcaattagtgacagaataaaatgtattgtttttggtcagttttgacagctttTTGGGGGATTGTTTTATGAGgtcaaactctttctactttgctgtaggcctatactgaaaggctgaatacgttaaagcctatactcactatagcctgacagatgaacaaatacaattaaaaccttatgaataaatattatatctcgtaagatactgcatgatccaaatatagtattatttaatacattttgtaagttttcattaaattttgggcatgaaatccacgctaaatccacccttaatccgttttttcttttgaaaaacccattttcaagatttgatccaatcccttatccaaaatcccagtggattacttttgaaaaacccagAAACTAACAGCCAATTATCCCTATAAACAAATAACATGAtcattttaattacaaattttaaactttgtgtgctgtttaaatgtactacctttttgttttgtttgtggctgtttttgccccattgacttccattataatgacatttttttatgcATGATCATATGGTGTCAAGTAGAGCTTCAGCATCAGTTTCACACTGTGCATCAGCAATAGTCACATGCATTGTTGAGTTAGACTTATAGTTAACCACAGATaaaaacacatgagatttgtggagacgCTGCAGAATTGAACTGtaatcaggcacgtgcacacatagggctcaacctgtgcagtgcacatgccctttttagtgttggatagaaagtgcccttccaaaatgatcaaaagtgcccctgcaacgcgacacaccctccgtcccacCCTTCAGTAACACTgatcttgagtatgcgcgctcaacccccgcTTTACACGatcaattaaaattataattataacgctagctctccccccccccccccccccccccccttatcaTCATTGATATCGtgatttatcctgcacatgccctttggacggtctctgcacgggcctgactgtagagtaaaagtttattatctgcatgtgttttatgGCCTTTGTGAGCATATTAGGAGAGTTTAAAGTATTTTAGTAGTGTATTAAGAATAATTGTATTGAAGAATTTATATGATGAAGACTACACaaggtcattttcatttcattactTATTTTCTGTATTCGAATACTAGGGAGGCTCCGATCGATCATAATCAAATTTAATGACTCAACCGGCATTCACCAATCTGGCCGAACACATGTGTTCGTTTATGAGTTTGCAAGCAGAGGAAGACGCACATATGCTTCTATATGTTATACATAGCCTACAGCAGCCACAACACATGAGGAGGTGAATAACGCGTGGGGGTGTGAGCGATCGCTTGCTTACGTCACACCAGTTAAAATACACACAGATGCAGTGTGACCTctttgtgtggtttattcataaactaatttcgagagggtcACGTGCtaataatcaacacggctggctccttgttagctccgtaatcagccctattagatgattatggaagcattataaataacctgtgtttttcactccagttatcttcgtcttgaagctcaccccctttccacccctacatcctcttactttttctgatcgggcgacacggtggcccagtggctagcactgttgcctcacagcaagaacaccgccagtccaacccatcgggccggttggtgtttctgtgtggagtttgcatgttctccctgtgttcgcgtgggttttctccaggttccccggtttcctcccaccatccaaaaacataaaccatagccaatcgactaaaaaaaattatcacccaatacaacacttctcacggtgacaagcaggggagttctcgagaccttcctgacctcgaattcccctctcgcccttctaacgggagggagccccgggctcgaggatattacgagctcagggctctctcccgggtcagcatgccaaatacgctttattgattatcagctaagtgtgaactcttgaattacagTTTATTGGCGCAACTCGTGCAAGTGATTGTCTCTTTGTTGCAAGTGCAGCGATTGTATATCCAGCGTTTTGAGCTGCTATGACATGAGTGGAGCGATCGCCCCTCTAGGCTTGGGCCGTATCTAAATTTTCATACTCCTTCCTATTTTACCCTGGTAtccgtgcataataaaaaaaaataacgtaaggctcagacagcgtcaccaaacttttggcttgtgcctaaacatTCATAAACTGAATAACGTATATGCGACCTTAGATTCGCGGGCACCTGTCTGTCTTGTTCGTATTCTTCTGCGCGGGACGCTctctctaattcacacacacacacacacacacacacacacacacacacacacacacacacacacacacacacacacacactcacacacacacacacacacacacacactcactcagagAGACAGCACCAAGCGACGgataacactctctctctctcttgatcacacacacacacacacacacaaatatagagAGAGAGCAAA contains:
- the mfsd6b gene encoding major facilitator superfamily domain-containing protein 6-B → MASDRMAILADDEEDQKRKYVLSEPFNTLSMGQVANTTPSGQTAPSDTLPSQSSQSMNCMERCCARIDNRLLISKIFYFFFYSAYGSLHPLLAVYYKQLGMTPTQSGLLVGIRYFIEFCSAPFWGFVADRFKKGKAVLLFSVLCWVVFNCGIGFVKPAAMSCVSVDPTVQSPVNFTNYTHAGNHTRQRRYLTEDAYANPPLSQPILAAYRPHSRYIRSANTNTTSAPFRNSTVDISMASNLTTMSPSATKVPLKSTSTMETQAITAKVKQYIIIFNKEQVDTIFLLILLVIIIGEFFSAPAVTIVDTVTLQYLGQNRDRYGLQRMWGSLGWGIAMLSVGIWIDNTHITIFIQGLGCVLPDYKNYQIAFIVFGVLMTSALIVATQFHFDNRAYQSDEEEDKKEDVEIPQVIQEVSSPESSSDDAPVCPETNPQHFPFKDLFRIICGVRYGTVLFVAWFMGFGYGFVFTFLFWHLEDLKGTTTLFGICSVLSHISELAAYFISHKLIELVGHIRVLYIGLACNTARYLYISYLENAWIVLPMEVLQGLTHASVWAACISYLSAAVPPALRTSAQGILQGLHLGLGRGCGAMLGGVFVNFFGAAETFRGLGMASLVTLLIFSLIQWLLGQNEEKKGAMLAENIPVPSSPVPIATIDLVQNQSTSQPNSDSKSRKTRHQEEQEDPNKPAWVVSASPWVTIAFALYQIRDMVAQTKNNDCQGQQERSEQQTSAAPPGDESTSSQPNASSSPVEYAFQGPASSAFVPQNTHPVRPVAEPPSSTEAKEPVENSTPLPGHSKPLPAITQTQPTTH